The Microbulbifer sp. TB1203 nucleotide sequence GACAAGCCTGTCATCAAAGTGATCGGCGTTGGCGGCGGCGGCGGCAATGCTGTGAAGCATATGATCGTCAGCGAAGTGGAAGGTGTGGATTTCATCTGCGCCAACACCGACGCCCAGGCGCTGAAGGATATTCAGGCGCGCACCATCCTGCAGTTGGGCAACAACATCACCCGCGGCCTGGGTGCCGGTGCCAATCCGGAGGTGGGACGCCAGTCGGCTCTGGAGGACCGCGAGCGTATCGCCGAGGTGCTGCAGGGCGCGGACATGGTGTTTATCACCGCGGGCATGGGTGGCGGTACCGGCACCGGCGGCGCGCCGATCGTAGCGGAGATCGCCAAGGACCTGGGTATTCTCACCGTGGCGGTGGTTACCCGCCCATTCAAGATCGAGGGGCGCAAGCGGGCACAGGTGGCCGAGGAGGGCATCCTCGAACTGCGCGACAAGGTGGACTCGCTGATCAGTATCCCCAACGACCGCCTGCTGGAGGTGCTGGGCAGCAAGGTGACCATGAAGGGTGCCTACAAAGAGGCTGACAATGTGCTGCTGGGCGCAGTCCAGGGTATCGCCGACCTGATGATCCGCCCCGGCATCATGAACGTGGACTTTGCCGACGTGCGCACCGTTATGTCCGAGATGGGCATGGCGATGATGGGCTCCGGCTCGGCGGTGGGCGAGAATCGCGCCCGCGAGGCGGCGGAGAAAGCGGTGCGCAGCCCGCTGCTGGACAACGTCAACCTGCAGGGCGCCCGCGGCATCCTGGTGAATATCATCACCGGCAGCGAAGAGGGCGGCTGCCAGGAGCTGACCCTGGGCGAGTACTCCGAAGTGGGTGAAATCGTCCAGGAGATCGCCTCCGACGACGCTACCGTGGTGATCGGTACTGCGGTGGACGACAAGCTGGGTGACGAGATGCGGGTCACCGTGGTGGCCGCGGGTTTGGGTGAGGGCGCCCAGCAAGCGGCGCGCCCCACCAAGGTGGTGGACAACACCCGCCGCGCGGAGATGCGCGATACCCGCGATTCCTCGGCTCTGGGTGGTCGCGAGAGTGCGGACAACCGCGCGCGGGTCGAGAGCGAGCGTCCCAAGCGCCCGGCCCCGACGCTGAATCCGGCGGATGCGGATATGGAGTACCTGGATATCCCCGCGTTCCTGCGCCGCCAGGCGGATTAGGCTGGGACAAATCGGCAGGATTGCCGATTTGGACGCCGCAGGCGCCCGCAAAGCGGAGAGCGCCAGGGATGGGGCGAATCACCGCGGAGTTCCAGCTCCGCATGCGGGCTCGCCGGTGCGGACGGCGCTGTCCGGTCAATAACCCCGTTACCCGGGGCGGAAAACCCTGCTCATGTCACCCGGCCCTCCCCCGGGAGGGCCGGGCCTCCGCCCCCGGTCAACGCGGGTTAACAATTTTTTACAGCGGTGTGACAGGTACAGGCCGTACAATGATGTTTACAGCCTGGAATTGGCGCCGAAGTCCTCGCGCTGAGCTATACTGAGGCTAGGGAGCGATGAACTGTACGGAATGACCGTTATGCCAGTTATGGTTTTGGCGTTTGTTTTCTGCTATAGTCGCCGGCTTGCTGCGGTCTTTGTGCCGCCTCTTTACCAGAGAACACGACATCTATGATCAAACAGCGCACACTCAAGAATGCTATTCGCGCCACCGGCGTGGGACTGCACACCGGCAAGAAGGTCGTCCTGACTCTGAAGCCGGCGCCTGTGGATACCGGCATAGTGTTCCGCCGGGTGGACCTGGACCCGGTGGTGGAAATTGAGGCTCGCGCGGAGAATGTCGGTGACACGCTGCTGTCCACCACCCTGGTCAAAGACGATGTGCGCATCGCCACAGTGGAGCACCTGCTGTCCGCGATGGCCGGCCTGGGTATCGACAACGCTATCGTCGAGCTTTCCGCCCAGGAAGTGCCGATTATGGACGGCAGTGCCGGCCCCTTCGTGTTCTTGATCCAGTCCGCGGGTATCCAGGAGCAATCGGCCCCGAAGAAATTCCTGCGCATCAAGAAGCCGATAACCGTGGAAGAGGGCGACAAGGTAGCCAGCTTTCTGCCGTTCAACGGCTTTAAAGTGTCTTTCACCATCGATTTCGATCACCCGGTATTCCAGGGGCGCAACCTGACTTCCTCGGTGGACTTTTCCAGCACCTCCTTCGTGAAGGAAGTGAGCCGTGCGCGCACCTTCGGTTTTATGCACGAGATCGAGTACCTGCGTTCCAAGGGCCTGGTACAGGGCGGCAGCGTGGACAACGCCATTGTGATCGACCAGTACCGCATTCTGAATGAGGGCGGGTTACGCTACGAAGACGAATTTGTTAAACACAAGATTCTGGACGCCATCGGCGACCTCTACTTGCTGGGCACCAGCCTGATCGGCGAGTTCAGGGCGCACAAGTCCGGTCACGCCCTCAATAACAAATCCCTGCGCACCTTGATGGCGCAGGAGGACGCCTGGGAGATGGTGACCTTCGAAGACGAAGAGGAAGCGCCTATCTCCTACGTCAAACCGATACTGGCGGTATAGGCTTAGCAGAAAACCGGCACGAAAATTGCCGGTTTTTTTGTGAAGCATACATATGTTTGGGCGAACACAAGGTTCGTCCCTGCGGCGCATTCTCGTCGTTCCGGCGTAGGCCGGAACCCAGGCGCCACTGGACTGGATACCGGCCTGCGCCGGTATGACTAGTGCTAGAGTATCTACGAGCCCACGAAGCAGTTCCTGACAATTTTGTGCGCTTGTAACAATTTTTGTCAGCTGACAAGTGTTACATTGGGCACGTCAGTCAGCTGAACAGCCATCTGGACGGCGTGAGACGAAGCATGGAAGTGGGTAGTCGGGCTTCGGCACAGAGCAATACGAAAACAACAAATTGTCGTAATTCACACACGCCTGTCCTGTTATGAAAGTAATCCTGGTCAATGAGCGCGGCGGTACGCGCAGCTTTAACTTTGGCGGCCTGAGTAGGGCGCTGCTGGGGCTGTGTCTGCTGGGTTTACCGGTAGGAGCCTTCTGGATCGGCATCAACCTGCCGGTGGCGGAGACGGATGCCTTCGATTCCCGCACCGCGAAAGCCTGGAACAAGGCTCTGCGCAAGCAGCAGCAGCAGATCGAAGAGGCCGACCGTCAGGCCCACGAGCAGCTCACGGCATTTACCGTAAAACTGGCGGAAATGCAGGCCCGCCTTACCCGCCTCGATGCTCTCGGTGAACGCCTCACCACTGTCGCCAAGTTGGACCAGGGCGAATTCCAATTCGGCAACGCCCCCGCCGTGGGTGGGCCGGAAGACCCGGGTATTGCCGGCGCCTCTGAGCTGCCCTACCAGCCGCCGGAGTTCCTCGAGGTTATCGACGACCTGTCCGATCAGATCGAAGACCGCCAGATGCAACTGGCCACCCTGGAATCGCTAATGGCCAGGCGCCAGTTGCAGGACGAGCAGTTTATCGCCGGCCGGCCCATCAGCCGCGGCTGGATGTCCTCCCGCTACGGTTATCGCACCGACCCCTTCAGCGGCCGCCGCTCCTGGCATAAAGGAGTGGATTTTGCCGGCAAGAAAGGCTCCGACGTGGTCTCAGTGGCCGCCGGGGTGGTGACCTGGGCGGAGGATCGCCACGGCTACGGCAAGCTGGTGGAAATCAACCACGGCAATGGCTACAAGACCCGCTACGGTCACAATAGCGACGTCAAGGTCAAAGTGGGCGACGTGGTGAAGAAGGGGCAGGTGATTGCCCTGATGGGCTCCAGCGGCCGCTCCACCGGTCCCCACGTCCACTTCGAGGTCTACAAGAACGACCGCCCGGTAGACCCCGCCAGCTACATTCGCCGCACCGGCAGATAACAGCTAATCTCTCCGTATCGCGCAACCGGCAGCTCCCCCGGGGAGTTGCCAGTCGTTGCGCCTTCCTGTTTACTTGCACCCCTTTACGGGTGATTCCCGCGGCCCGCGCCGCAATCCAGATTCAAGTGGTTTCTACATAATGATTGGCACACTGATAAAAGCAGTCTTCGGCACCAAAAACGATCGCGAACTGAAACGCATGCGCCGCGTGGTGACACAGGTGAACGCGCTGGAGGAGGAGTACCAGCAGCTCGACGACGATGCGCTGAAAGCCAAGACAGCGGAATTCAAGCAGCGCCTCGCCGATGGCGAGACCCTGGATCAACTGCTGCCGGAGGCCTTCGCCGCGGTGCGCGAGGCCAGCCGCCGCACCCTGGGCCTGCGCCATTTCGACGTCCAGCTGATCGGCGGCATGACCCTGCACGAGGGCCACATCGCGGAAATGCGCACCGGCGAGGGCAAGACCCTAGTGGCCACGCTGCCCGCCTACCTGAACGCGCTGGAGGACAAGGGTGTACATATCGTCACTGTGAACGATTACCTGGCCAGCCGCGACGCCAACTGGATGCGCCCGGTGTACGAATTCCTCGGCCTCACTGTGGGCGTGATCGTCTCCCAGCAGCCCCCGGAGGAGAAAAAGGCGGCATACCAGGCGGATATTACTTACGGCACTAACAACGAATTCGGTTTCGACTACCTGCGCGACAACATGGTGCTGCGCAGGGAAGACCGCACCCAGCGCCCGCAGAACTTCGCCATCGTCGACGAGGTGGACTCCATTCTGATCGACGAAGCGCGTACGCCGCTGATTATTTCCGGCGCCGCCGAGGACTCCTCGCACCTCTACCTGGCCATGAACAAACTGGTGCCACAGCTGCAGAGGGCGGAAGAGGGCGGCGAAGGCCACTACACGGTGGACGAGAAGACCCGCCAGGTGGAACTCACCGAGGAGGGCCACCAGTTGATCGAGGACCTGCTCGCACGCAGCGGCCTCCTGAAGGAAGAAGAATCCCTCTACTCCCCGGGCAACCTGGGTCTGCTGCACCATGTGCACGCGGCGCTGCGCGCTCACGTGCTGTTCCATAAAGATGTGGATTACATAGTGCAGAACGGTCAGGTGGTACTGATCGACGAGCACACCGGCCGTACCATGCCGGGCCGGCGGTTGTCCGAGGGATTGCATCAGGCGCTGGAGGCGAAGGAAAACGTCCAGATCCAGAGCGAGAGCCAGACCCTGGCCTCTACCACCTTCCAGAACCTGTTCCGCTTCTACCCCAAGCTGTCGGGTATGACCGGTACCGCGGATACCGAGGCGTTCGAATTCCGCCAGATCTACGGCCTGGACGTGGTGGTGATACCCACCAACAAACCCACGCAGCGGGACGACCTCAACGACCTGGTCTATCTGAGCACGGACGAAAAGATGGAGGCCATTATCGAGGACATCAAGTACTGCCGTGACAAGCAGGCGCCGATCCTCGTGGGCACCGCCTCCATCGAAACCTCCGAGGCGATGTCCCAGCGCCTGACCAAGGCCGGCATCAAGCACCAGGTGCTCAACGCCAAGTACCACGAGCGCGAGGCGCAGATTATCGCCCAGGCGGGCCGCCCGGGCACCGTCACCATCGCCACCAATATGGCCGGCCGCGGTACCGATATCGTGCTCGGCGGCAACTGGGAGGCGGAGGTCGAGGAGCTGCGCGAGAAAGAGCAGCGCGAGCCCACCGAAGCGGAAATCGAGGCGATCAAAGCCGAGTGGCAGAAGCGCCACGACACCGTGATCGAGGCCGGCGGCCTGCATATTATCGGCACCGAGCGTCACGAGTCCCGCCGCATCGACAACCAGCTGCGCGGTCGCGCCGGCCGCCAGGGCGACCCCGGGGTGACTCGTTTCTACCTGTCCCTGGAAGACAACCTGATGCGCATCTTCGCCTCAGACCGGGTGAAGAACTTTATGCAGATGCTGGGCATGGAGAAAGGCGAGGCCATCGAGCACCGCATGGTTTCCAACGCCATCGAGAAGGCCCAGCGCCGCGTGGAGGGCCGCAACTTCGATATCCGCAAGCAGTTGCTGGAATACGACGACGTGGCCAACGACCAGCGCCGGGTGATCTACGGCCAGCGCAACGAACTGCTGGAAGCGGACAATATCAGCGACACCATTGCCGCGATTCGCGAGGACGTGGTCAACGAACTGATCTCCGGTTTCATGCCGCCGCAGAGTGTGGAAGAGCAGTGGGATATTCCCGGCCTGGAAAAACAGCTCGCCGGCGAACTGGGCCTGGAGCTGCCGGTTCAGCAGTGGCTGGATGAAGACCGCACCCTGCACGAGGAGAGCCTGCGCGAAAAAATTATCCAAGAGGCCCAGAAGGCCTACGCGACCAAGGTAGAGCGCATAGCCGAGTCCTCCGGCGACGCCAACCTGATGCCCACCATCGAGCGGCAGATTATGCTGCAGGTGCTGGACCAACTGTGGAAGGAACACCTCGCGAGCCAGGACCACCTGCGCGCCGGCATCGGCCTGCGGGCCTACGCCAACAAGAACCCCAAACAGGAGTTCAAGCGGGAGTCCTTCCACCTGTTCCAGAGCATGCTCGACAATCTCAAGCACGAGGTGATCCGCATCCTCGCCCACGTCGAGCCCATGACCCGCGAGCAGATGGAAGAGATGGAACAGCGCCGCCTGGAACAGCAGCGCCGCCAGCAACTGGAACTGCAGCACGCCCAGGCCTCGGCCATGCCCGAAGCGGAAGAAGCGGACATGGCCGCTCCGCCGCCGACGCGCCGCGGCCCCAAGGTGGGCCGCAATGATCCTTGCCCCTGTGGCTCGGGAAAAAAATACAAACAGTGCCACGGCAAGCTGGCTTCCTCCCCCACGCCCCGTTGATACAAACTTCCCTCTCCCGCTTGCGGGAGAGGGGCCGGGACCTCCAGCTCCGCCCTGGGAACGCCGAGCTCCAGCTCGGCAACGGGCCGCAGGCCCATTAAACTCCGTCATACCGGCGAACGCCGGTATCCAGGAAGGAAACCACCGGGCGTAAATCTGGATTCCGGCATTCGCCGGAATGACGATAGTCAGTTAATCTTGAAGGAGCGGCATTGGGCCGCGGTAAAAAATGCCCCAAAACAAACTCCCTCAAATCCCCGGCATCCGCCTGGCTGCCGTCCCCGCCAAAATCAAAAACTGGCAGCGGGACGACCTGCTGCTGATCGAAATCAACGAAGGTGCCGCGGTCTCCGCCACCTTCACCCAAAACGCCTTCTGCGCGGCGCCGGTCACCGTGGCCAAAGAGCATCTGCGCAAGGGCAATATCCGCGCATTGCTGATCAACGCCGGTAACGCCAACGCCGCCACCGGCGAACGCGGCCTGCGCGATGCTCGCGCCTGCTGCGCAGCAGTGGCCGACTCAATGAATATCGATGCGGAGCAAGTACTGCCATTCAGCACCGGCGTTATCGGCGAACACCTGCCGCTGCAAAAAATCCTGGATGCCATTCCCGGCGCCGCGGCAAAGCTGCAGGTGGATAACTGGCAGCAGGCCGCCAAAGCCATTATGACCACGGACACAGTCGCCAAGACTGCCAGTCGCACCGTGGAAATTGCGGGAGAGCAAATCCGGGTGGTGGGCATCGCCAAGGGCGCGGGCATGATCCAGCCCAATATGGCCACCATGCTCGCCTATGTGGCGACGGACGCGGCCGTGCCGCAACCGCTGCTGGATGAACTGGTGAAGGAAGCGGTGGCAGCCTCCTTCAATCGCATCAGTATCGACGGTGACACCTCAACCAATGACGCCTGCGTATTGATCGCAAGCGGCACCACAGGCCCGCAGATCGGCGATGTCAGGAGCGCGGAGTACCAACAGCTGAAGGCCGCGATTGTCGAAGTGCATATCGAACTGGCCCAGGCCGTAGTGCGCGACGGCGAGGGCGCCACCAAGTTTGTCACCGTCGAGGTAACCGGAGCGGCCTCCAGCGAAGAGGCGTTGAAGGTCGCCTTTGAGGTGGGTGAATCTCCACTGGTCAAAACCGCCCTTTACGCCTCAGACCCCAACTGGGGCCGCCTGGTAATGGCCATCGGCAATGCCGGCCTGGATCGGTTGGATACAGAGAAGGTCAATATTTACCTGGACGAGGTGCAGGTGGTGGAGGCCGGCGGCCGAGCAACCGATTACACGGAAGAAGCCGGACAGAAGGTTTTCAGCCTGCCGGAATTCACCATCACCGTGGACCTGGGCCGCGGCGATTGCCGCGAGCATATCTGGACCTGCGACTTCTCCCACGAATATGTCACCATCAACGCCGAATACCGGACATAAGGCGCATCTGATGGGAAAGGTTGTTCACGTCGCCGTGGGAGTAGTCCTGCGCGAGGACGGCAAGATCCTGATCGCCCGCCGCCCGGAGCACCTGCATATGGGCGGCCGCTGGGAATTTCCCGGCGGCAAGGTGGAAGCGGGTGAAAAGGTAGAGGAGGCGCTCGCCCGGGAATTGCGCGAGGAAGTGGCCATCGAGGTCCAGACCCTGGCGCCACTGACGGAAATCCGCCACGACTACCTGGAAAAAACCGTGCTGCTGGACACCTGGTGGGTCACAGAGTTTACCGGCGAAGCCCGCGGCCTGGAGGGCCAGGAAACCGCTTGGGTAACAGCCGGCGAACTAAACGACTACCAGTTCCCCGAAGCCAACGGAGCCATCATCGAAGCCATCGAACTGGCTAAATCCCGCCGGTAGGAGCCTGCTTGCAGGCGAACCCTGGGAACGCCGAGCTCCAGCTCGGCAACGGGCCGCAGGCCCGCTCTCCTTATACCCATCCCCAAGCAGGCCATTGACATATCCTACTGTGTACATACGCTGTATGTACGATTGGCTTCGAATGGGACTCAAAGAAAGCCGCGTCAAACCTGAAGAAGCACGACGTTTCGTTTGAAGAGGCCCAGTCTGTCTTCTATGACGAATTTGCCCTACAGTTCTTTGATGAAGAGAGCTCTGCCGAAGAAGATCGTTTCCTGATGCTCGGCATGAGCAGCGAGGCCAGGTTACTCCTGGTTTGTCACTGTGAGCGAGACAGAGGTAATGTCATTCGTATTATTTCTGCTCGTAAAGCTACCCGGTCTGAGCGGAAATTTTATCCCGGAGGTAATTAGCATGAAGAAAGAATACGATCTCGCATCGATGAAAAGCCGCAAAAATCCCTACGCGAGCAAGCTCAAAAAGTCCGTGACCATTCGCATGGGCGAGGATGTTATCGACTACTTTAAAAGCATGTCCGAAGAAACAGGCATTCCCTACCAAAGCCTGATCAACCTGTACCTCAGGGACTGCGTGGCACATCATCGGAAAGTCGACCTTAAATGGCACGAGTCCCGCTGACTGAACATCAGCAATCATCCCCTGGGAACGCCGAGCTCCAGCTCGGCAACGGGCCGCAGGCCCGCCGTAGGAGCCTGCTCGCAGGCGACCAAATCGGCTGGAGCAAGTTGGCGCAGTGAAGCTGCCTCAAGGGCCGAGCACGGGGACGTGCTCGGCGAATTACCGGAGACAGGCGAGGAGTGAGGTACTGCCATTCAATGACGGGTCTTGGAGCGATCCAACTCCTCACTCAAAACATCATCGAAAGCCGGTTCCCCCGGAATCTTGTGCCCCTCGGAAGCCCACTCTCCCAGATCAATCAACTTACAGCGTTCACTGCAAAACGGCCGAAATGGAAATTTCTCATTCCACTCAATGGGCTTCTTACAGGTGGGACAACAGAGAGTCGGAGTGTCTTTTGCCATAACAAATCAAAATTACTTCCAGGGATTAGTCGACAGGGCGCCAGAAAGTCAATCGGGCTCTCCGCGCTTGCGCAAGTTACGTAAGTGCTCGAAAGCCTCAGCAACCGGTAGTACTTTACCATCCTTGGTCTCCTGCCCGCTCAACTCCAGAATTTTCAACGGAGCCAGGATTTCCGGAGAACATACCTCGCGAGACTCGCGTACGGCCTGAAAGATGTCCTCCGTTACCGCGTTGGTTTTTACACTTTCAAATTCAAATGGAGAGGCCTTGCTCATGGTCCACCTTTGAAGCCCAGCAGCGGCGAGGGACTTCCAGAGTCTACAGTGAGGGCACAAATCCGTCGAATCGGGGCCCCCGGCACAAGCAGGACAGAGATTAACCTTGGTTCCCTTGTGAGGATGCCAACTCCAG carries:
- the ftsZ gene encoding cell division protein FtsZ, which encodes MFELVDSVQDKPVIKVIGVGGGGGNAVKHMIVSEVEGVDFICANTDAQALKDIQARTILQLGNNITRGLGAGANPEVGRQSALEDRERIAEVLQGADMVFITAGMGGGTGTGGAPIVAEIAKDLGILTVAVVTRPFKIEGRKRAQVAEEGILELRDKVDSLISIPNDRLLEVLGSKVTMKGAYKEADNVLLGAVQGIADLMIRPGIMNVDFADVRTVMSEMGMAMMGSGSAVGENRAREAAEKAVRSPLLDNVNLQGARGILVNIITGSEEGGCQELTLGEYSEVGEIVQEIASDDATVVIGTAVDDKLGDEMRVTVVAAGLGEGAQQAARPTKVVDNTRRAEMRDTRDSSALGGRESADNRARVESERPKRPAPTLNPADADMEYLDIPAFLRRQAD
- the lpxC gene encoding UDP-3-O-acyl-N-acetylglucosamine deacetylase; protein product: MIKQRTLKNAIRATGVGLHTGKKVVLTLKPAPVDTGIVFRRVDLDPVVEIEARAENVGDTLLSTTLVKDDVRIATVEHLLSAMAGLGIDNAIVELSAQEVPIMDGSAGPFVFLIQSAGIQEQSAPKKFLRIKKPITVEEGDKVASFLPFNGFKVSFTIDFDHPVFQGRNLTSSVDFSSTSFVKEVSRARTFGFMHEIEYLRSKGLVQGGSVDNAIVIDQYRILNEGGLRYEDEFVKHKILDAIGDLYLLGTSLIGEFRAHKSGHALNNKSLRTLMAQEDAWEMVTFEDEEEAPISYVKPILAV
- a CDS encoding M23 family metallopeptidase, producing the protein MKVILVNERGGTRSFNFGGLSRALLGLCLLGLPVGAFWIGINLPVAETDAFDSRTAKAWNKALRKQQQQIEEADRQAHEQLTAFTVKLAEMQARLTRLDALGERLTTVAKLDQGEFQFGNAPAVGGPEDPGIAGASELPYQPPEFLEVIDDLSDQIEDRQMQLATLESLMARRQLQDEQFIAGRPISRGWMSSRYGYRTDPFSGRRSWHKGVDFAGKKGSDVVSVAAGVVTWAEDRHGYGKLVEINHGNGYKTRYGHNSDVKVKVGDVVKKGQVIALMGSSGRSTGPHVHFEVYKNDRPVDPASYIRRTGR
- the secA gene encoding preprotein translocase subunit SecA; the protein is MIGTLIKAVFGTKNDRELKRMRRVVTQVNALEEEYQQLDDDALKAKTAEFKQRLADGETLDQLLPEAFAAVREASRRTLGLRHFDVQLIGGMTLHEGHIAEMRTGEGKTLVATLPAYLNALEDKGVHIVTVNDYLASRDANWMRPVYEFLGLTVGVIVSQQPPEEKKAAYQADITYGTNNEFGFDYLRDNMVLRREDRTQRPQNFAIVDEVDSILIDEARTPLIISGAAEDSSHLYLAMNKLVPQLQRAEEGGEGHYTVDEKTRQVELTEEGHQLIEDLLARSGLLKEEESLYSPGNLGLLHHVHAALRAHVLFHKDVDYIVQNGQVVLIDEHTGRTMPGRRLSEGLHQALEAKENVQIQSESQTLASTTFQNLFRFYPKLSGMTGTADTEAFEFRQIYGLDVVVIPTNKPTQRDDLNDLVYLSTDEKMEAIIEDIKYCRDKQAPILVGTASIETSEAMSQRLTKAGIKHQVLNAKYHEREAQIIAQAGRPGTVTIATNMAGRGTDIVLGGNWEAEVEELREKEQREPTEAEIEAIKAEWQKRHDTVIEAGGLHIIGTERHESRRIDNQLRGRAGRQGDPGVTRFYLSLEDNLMRIFASDRVKNFMQMLGMEKGEAIEHRMVSNAIEKAQRRVEGRNFDIRKQLLEYDDVANDQRRVIYGQRNELLEADNISDTIAAIREDVVNELISGFMPPQSVEEQWDIPGLEKQLAGELGLELPVQQWLDEDRTLHEESLREKIIQEAQKAYATKVERIAESSGDANLMPTIERQIMLQVLDQLWKEHLASQDHLRAGIGLRAYANKNPKQEFKRESFHLFQSMLDNLKHEVIRILAHVEPMTREQMEEMEQRRLEQQRRQQLELQHAQASAMPEAEEADMAAPPPTRRGPKVGRNDPCPCGSGKKYKQCHGKLASSPTPR
- the argJ gene encoding bifunctional glutamate N-acetyltransferase/amino-acid acetyltransferase ArgJ, translated to MPQNKLPQIPGIRLAAVPAKIKNWQRDDLLLIEINEGAAVSATFTQNAFCAAPVTVAKEHLRKGNIRALLINAGNANAATGERGLRDARACCAAVADSMNIDAEQVLPFSTGVIGEHLPLQKILDAIPGAAAKLQVDNWQQAAKAIMTTDTVAKTASRTVEIAGEQIRVVGIAKGAGMIQPNMATMLAYVATDAAVPQPLLDELVKEAVAASFNRISIDGDTSTNDACVLIASGTTGPQIGDVRSAEYQQLKAAIVEVHIELAQAVVRDGEGATKFVTVEVTGAASSEEALKVAFEVGESPLVKTALYASDPNWGRLVMAIGNAGLDRLDTEKVNIYLDEVQVVEAGGRATDYTEEAGQKVFSLPEFTITVDLGRGDCREHIWTCDFSHEYVTINAEYRT
- the mutT gene encoding 8-oxo-dGTP diphosphatase MutT — encoded protein: MGKVVHVAVGVVLREDGKILIARRPEHLHMGGRWEFPGGKVEAGEKVEEALARELREEVAIEVQTLAPLTEIRHDYLEKTVLLDTWWVTEFTGEARGLEGQETAWVTAGELNDYQFPEANGAIIEAIELAKSRR
- a CDS encoding BrnT family toxin, with the translated sequence MGFEWDSKKAASNLKKHDVSFEEAQSVFYDEFALQFFDEESSAEEDRFLMLGMSSEARLLLVCHCERDRGNVIRIISARKATRSERKFYPGGN
- a CDS encoding BrnA antitoxin family protein, translating into MKKEYDLASMKSRKNPYASKLKKSVTIRMGEDVIDYFKSMSEETGIPYQSLINLYLRDCVAHHRKVDLKWHESR
- the yacG gene encoding DNA gyrase inhibitor YacG; amino-acid sequence: MAKDTPTLCCPTCKKPIEWNEKFPFRPFCSERCKLIDLGEWASEGHKIPGEPAFDDVLSEELDRSKTRH